A window of Punica granatum isolate Tunisia-2019 chromosome 8, ASM765513v2, whole genome shotgun sequence genomic DNA:
TGCTGCTAGGTAAGTTGCTTGTTCAATAAAGTGTAGTATACATGTATGATGTACTTtagaccatatatatatatatatattccatgaTTGTTTGCAATTGTTATGATCATAAGCTTTAAAATGTTAGTTAATCGACTAAAATGATTTGATAACAGGTCAAATTGTTGTTTAGTTTGAGCACAGATTCATTGTAGTACCCTAATACTGATTGATACATGTTGGTCGCTGGTTAACTTTTACAGAGAAAGAACGCAAGTTTGGTGAGCCAGCAGAGAGGAATGACCTCAAACTCCCGGTTTCTGAGCCCAGCCAAAGAACGGATTGTAGTCAGAAGGATGGTGGCATTTCCGGAGATCACTTTTGTAGGATCGGATCCCAAAGAGATGAAACTAGTAGCTCTGCATCAGATGTAGATAATAAGCAGAATGAGAGGCCGATGTCTCCTGGAACTCTCGCTCTATTGTGTGATGAGAGAGATTCTCTATTTCTCGAAGAAGGGTTGCAAGAGGGGACTACCGAGCGTACCCGAATCACAAGTAATAATTCATATAGATGTGACTCCACAATCTATGCAGAACAGGAGAAACTCGTCTTGACAAATTTCTGTGATTTTCTTACCAAGCTCATCAGTTTGACTGGTGGGAGTACTGACGGTGAGTTTCCTCTTTTAACAGAAGTCTAGACTTTCCAAAGCATATTGGTGTAACCACGGGGTAGTGTGGAGAAGATTATAGGGAGtttaaaggaaaataaaatttttgagATCGATGCAGGTACGGCACTGAGACCAGCACTCCGGACTGAGACCAGAAACGAGCAAAATCCAGTGGCTATGGACGTGAATGGTGGAAGCAAAAGGAAGGAACACAGCGAGGAGCCTTACTCCAATGGCACGGTAGCCTTTCCAGCTGCATCAACTAAACAATCGTCTCAGGCAGTCATTGGAGGTGTAACCTCTAGTCCCGATCCATTTTTGAACATTGGATTGTCGATAGGGAATGGGCAAGGAGAAATCAGAGATCAAGATTGAGAGCAAGGTTTGATTTCAGCTGACAAAGGGAACAAAGCTTGACCGTGATATAGTATTCTTTCTTCGGGGGAACAAAACTTTACCATGGTATAGTATATATTCTTTCCTCGGCAGTTTGGGTTTCTCTTGCTTCATTCacattcattctcaagtccaaTGGATGTTGTCGTATGAACATTTCATTGCGGCTCTGCCACATCTCTTTGCTTCGCCACAGAAAGCTCCTTTATAAGtgttttgttttcctttttgtccACCAATgtcaaatttcaatttcagtgtGAAACGCAATGGAAAATTTAAAGACTATATCAGTTTTCAGGAAAAATGGGCCAAGGATGAGGAAGAATGTGGAGTTTCAGTTTGAAGTCTGGAAGAGAACCAGAGAAAGCAATAGCCAGTAACGTTGCTACATTGCACATACAAATTTCGTCCTAAACTTAACACTCTAACAACAGCCACTGGACTAAGTTGGACAACAACTGTATTTTGCTCGTACCCGCATCCCGACTTGCTGCATATCGAGTGACAATCTGAAATGCTGCGAACATGGGCTCAGTAAGGAACAGGAGTTCGGACTGAGGATGGTCCGGATTTCATGTCCTCGACAATAGCATCATGGAGAGCCCGAGCTACTGGACCTTCTTTGCCTTCAAAGAACAGCAATAAAGAGAGATTAGAAACTTGCAGACATCCAATTTTACATGAACTGCAGCTAAGAAAAACTACTAAGCGACATCATCGACTGTAGGATAGAGCACTTACCATCACCGATCAACTGATTGTCCCACTGGACCACGGGTCTGATGAGAACCCCGCTACCAATAAGCATCATCTCCTCGGCTGCCTTCCCTTCCTCCACTGTGACATCTCTTAATGTGATTCCCCGAATCTCACCCTTCTTCCCTAACCCTTCTGCGAGGTTGAGCACCCTTTTGGCTGTGCATCCACTGAGAATCTTATCGAAGCAGGGCATCAAGAGCTCCCTCTCCCTCGTGATAAACCCCACATTCATGTTCGGGCCCTCAGCCACGAACCCGTCACCGTCAAGCCAGATGGCCGCAAAGGCCCCATCTTCCTCGGCCTCCATCTTTGAGAGCACGTTTGGAAGATAGTTCACGCTCTTGGTGGTGGCGAACTGGGGCGGCTTTATGGGAACCGAAGACGTAATTACCTTAACACCCCCTGAGTCGAAGGGCGACTGGTCTTGAATGACTATGGCATATAAGGCGGATTCAGGGCAGCCAGAGCAAGAAAGCTGGAAGTTACCCGGTCCTGCTGAGAGCCAATATCTTAGGGAACCTTCTCGACACTTGGAGATGCTCACCGTTCGTATCAGTATTTGCCTAATGGTTTCACGGTCGAAGGGGGGCCGAATTTTGGCCATTGATGCCGACCTTAGAATACGATCCAAGTGCTGGTCCAGCTCGTAGAGAAATCTAATATAAGAACAATCAAAGATTAATCAAACATACTATACTTGGGAGGCATATTTTTCAGGGAGCACAAGATTTACAAACCCGTCCATTATCGCCGCTGTATCAAACACACCGTGCCCTCTATGAACCATATGGTCGTCCATCGGGATCAACATTGCAGTTGGATCCGTCGTTATTCCACCTAGAATACTCGAGTACATAGCCAAAAACTGTTGTTTGCCTTGCCAGTCCTCTCGCCTTGCCCTCATCCTCTGGATTACCTATTTGAACAAGTAAACAGAATTGCTAACAGATATCAGATTGCGATATTCACCTCAACAGACTGCGGCATTCGAATTCTAGGCTCTCAATTCCCAACACAGAGAACGAATCATTTTACTGAGATTTCTATGCTTGTGCGCTGCTACGAAGGTTCATTTTTAAGTGTTCCGTCTTGATCTTACGCAAAAGTTCGATATTCCTAAAGCCTCGCAGAAAAACAACATAATTGCCGAATACCATGTTACTTGGTGAGCTTATTCAATCAAACAGGAGGCTGCACGTTCAACGACCGAGGTCCTCGGAAGAACTGCATGAATACCGGACTAGACATTTATGAAAGGCCTATGAGTAACATTGAAGAACCGACTACCAGGCAATGGCGGAAGCTAGTGTCCATAAACATATGAAACAGAATGAATATTTTCGACGAACTAATTAGATAGAGGAAACTAATAACCTCCGAGCCGTCGAGTACTGGAACATCCGCTGCCGCTACTTGACTCCCTGAATCTGTACACAACAAATTCGTTAAATGTAATGTATCACTCCAGAAAATACCGAACTACGACGGATAAAGATTTATAGACAGGAGAGCTTAGTAAAAAGAGAAGAGTCGTCACCGATCAGAGCTTCAGCTCGGGAAGACGAATTGCTGCCCATCAGTGCCCTCGGCAGTCTGCGCAATGGGAGCAGACGCCCATGTCTTGCGAAGGGGAATTGCCGTGTGATCCTCGTTGGGTGATCGGAGTGGCGATCGTTGGCTTTTGTGAGGGCCCGAGAGAAGGTAAGGGACGACGCCATGGGAGCAGCAGAGTAGGAATCTTTGAGTCTGTATCTTTATGAGAACTGATGATCAGTAACAGAGACGAGACTGAGTTATGAGAGAATCAATCACGCAGTGACTGGGAATCTCTATGCCGGCCGGCCACCATCAGGTCCCGCCAAGGCAATTTTTCCTGTTGCGGAATCGTTACGTAACAGAACCTTACATATTCTATTATTAATAATTGgatctttaaaaatattaattagtttataattataaatattaattttttttatcattctcAATACAACAATGAACAAAAGATGTTGACTTCACCGTATTGAGTTAGTAATATTAAATACTTTATTTACGTAAAAAAGTAGTTATGGTTTATTTACTCAAAAAAGCATTAATTTAtactttaaaataataaaataaaatgaataaaattattttaattaaaattaaggttATTATTCTACctggaaaattaaaaattataatataaatgatCTCATTCATTGTACGGTTTACATAACATTTTTGTTAATGCATTTTGCTTGAAAATTGcatttacaatttttatttgtaaattattttccagcctttatatctttttttctcatttactAATATTtctacttaattttttattcaagtaagtatttttcatcaaattaacATCAATTATTCAGcaaataaaaaactaataaattattGATACCGcattaattatttgaaaattgtaattattatatttgcgCAAATTAgagatatttttgtttttaatatcTATCAGCATTTGTTAGTTTACTCCAAAATCCTAAGTAAAAGGCAGATATATcttatttagatatatataaaatatataaacataaagaaatatttaaaacAATCATTTTTAGCGATTCCTTTTATCAATCCTGGTATCAACAGAACATTACctttccttaatttttttaaaaggctTTTATGATccgtttggtttgtaagtaacatattaaaatcagatttaaaaaaagagtgatataaatgattatgtataagatttactttttgattttgtataaattatgtaattttaactttgaaaaagagtggtataaatagaattcaccatttgactttgtatgaattattttgttttgttatggacaaaattaagttaaagtaagaTCTTAAAATCGCATTTTGAATCAAAACGGAACAATCCATTCAAAGGCAATCATTTTTTAGCCAtacacttttaatttttaaaaataaggaTTCGTGGAAACATCgtattttattatatcattAACCCCGATGATAATAAAacattttctcaaatattaaaaatcaaCGGTCTTCGATCAGGCTCAAACTCCACAACCGAACGAGCCCTGATGTTCACCCGCCGGCGGAGAGCATCTTCTGCTTTCCGATTTCGAGTCCGTCCAAATTAGGGTTTGCTGCTCGATTTGATACCCTGACCCAAACCCCACCGCGGATTCCCAATCGGGCTCAATTGCAGAGTTTCTGATCCACTGAAGTTCCTCCGTCGACCATATCTCCGTCCCGGTCGAGCAAACGGTGGTTTCtgctctccttcttcttcttcagctcAAAAACCTCGGAAGCCCTAAGCTTCCAGTTCTTGGATCTTTGTGTTCAGCTGGGATTCTTGAATTTGAGCTTCCATTGGCTCGAAGCGATCTTGGCAACCGAGTTTCCTGTTGAGTTCCACCTCAGGGTTCTTTATGTTAGATCCCTAGATCGCATTAGAAGTTCAGGTACAACAGCTAGTTTAATCAGAGATGTCGATAATCGGAGACGCCTTGCGGCAGGCATTCATGCCGAAGCACGAGTACGAGAGCCTCCGGGACGAGGACAAAGCTTGGACGAAGCTCCAAAGACCGTCCTTGGTGCTGTCGGTTTCTTTGATCTGTTTAGTTGTCATGACCTGTACAATCATTAGCCTGAACATAGTGTTTCCGAGTGATCCCGCGAAGAGACCGTTCTGCAGGGACAGGAGGCTCCAGCCCCTGCAGATTAATCTCAAACACCGGGATTCAGATTTGTTGCCGGGGGCTTTCTACTTGACGGATGCTGAGACTGTTGAATATTTCTGGATAGTTCTTTTCGTGCCCTCGACGATCATTTTCTCAGTTTCCGCTGTTTATCTTCTTGCCGGTAAGCAAGTCATGATATGCTGCTGCTGTTCCTTCTTGTGCCTATGTTGTTCCTCTTCACTTTACGTTCCTGTTACAAGTGTCGTTAGATCGTAGTATTATGATAGCTGTCTTTCTAGGGAAAGTGAGTGCTAACGATTTTGTCACTGTAATTGATTCCAAAATAATGCAGTTGCTGCTATAGATAAAGTATTGGCATTGTGTTTTAATGGAAATAAGTTCCTAGAAGCGGGTTTTGGAGTCGCGCATTTGTTGGCAAAAGTAACACCCGATTGGTATGAATTAAGCATCTCTAGAGAGCCTGCTTGtgggaaaaatgaaatttcataTCAATATTCAGTGAGAAACTTCAAGAATAGACTTTTCCCCTTTAAGAACACTTTCCTTTCTGCTTTTCTAGTTTATCTTTGTATATCTGATCCTGCTATTGAATCTTTTACTTGTGGCAAAGTACTTGACATTGTCGGTTTTCAGTTGCTCAGAGTTCTGTAAATGTTTCAGGCATTCTTGTTGCTTATTCTGCACCAACAAGACATGGATGCTTGAAGGTGGTTGAAAACAATTACTGTGCTTCCAGAAGGGGTGTGTGATCTGCCCTTTGAACTTCTACACTGTTGTTATTGGCTactttatattttgaattgaGCCTTTAGTTGGTTAATAGGATAGGTTTGAGGAGAAATTACATTTGGAACTATAGCATACTTATCATTTCATGATACTCATTTGTACCTATTATGTAGGTGGGGTTCGTTGTCTCTCCATCCTCAACATTGTCTTTGCTATAATTTTTGGACTCCTTGCCTTGTTTCTCGGTTCAAGCCTCCTCACTCTAGGGAGCAGCTGCTCCGTGCCCTTATTTTGGTGCTATGAGCTAGCATCTTGGGGGCTTGTGACCTTATACGGAGGAACAGCTTTCTTCCTGAGGAGGAAAGCTGCTGCAATCCTTGATGAGGGAGAGCTCGGAGCTCGGAATTTGGGGCTTGAGATGCTGGAAACGAATCCCTTGGAAGTCACTCCAGATGTCGAGAGACGGGTCAATGAAGGGTTCAAGTCATGGATGGGTTCTTCCTTCCTCTCCTCGGACGAAGAAGACGAGCCGGAGAGTTACATGGAAGCACCGCAGCATGACCGCATCGACTCCACAAAGCAGAGAGTGTGAGTCTTGAGTCATATGGAAGTTTACTGACATACACTACCCACCCAACCTTTCAATTTTGATAAACTGATATGACAAAATGCGTCTCTCCGCTGCTGTACAAGTCGGGCAAAGGCCATATCTCAGAATTCGGGCCTATATGTGACACCTCATAGTTGTAGCTTGTGAATACTAATTGTATTTGGGTTTCGTATGAAGTGAAAAGTAGGCAAAGGGATGACTCTGAGTTTTCCACCGAGATCTCTGTATTTGGGCTTTCTAGTAATGAAATTTCACCAATCTGATGTTCATATTTCGTTTACGGGCTCTTTTATGGTGCAATAGCATCTTTGTTTCTGCCTTTTCTCTTCATATATACACGATTTCCGAGTTATTCTATTTTACCATGGACGTTCTGCGTGAACATACAGTCTCGAATCATCAGTGTCCGGCTAATTCTTTAGGAGCTTAGGAGAGCAGAATTTAGGTCGAACAAGTATCTTACAAGTATTTTTAACGAAGGAGACAATGGCGGGATGTGTGGATGGTTCTATAAAGAGATTACGCATATGGTTAAGAAAATTGAGCTTCTATGTAGATTTTGTACTACTCTAAGATGGATCGAACACAGAATAGTGAGAATGGTTAGAGCAACTTGAGCAAATTATGATAAGAAAAGCTTTTCATTCAACAATAACGGCAAAAAATCGGCAAGATTAGGAGCAAACGTAGTACTTCTTAGCTCTTATTTTCATGAATATTAATAAAcaaaaaccaaataaaaattaattaaaaagaataaataaataaagttatGGGCTTCGTTTAGAGAATATGTCCAAGCCCATAAATAAAAGCCCAGCCCAAGACTATCTGTTGTGGAGTGGACTCTCCTCTCATCtcatctctcttcttctctctctaaacCCTaagtctcctcctcctcggctcGTTCTCGCAGTCTCGTCGCAGATCCCGCCATTGAATCTCGCCGCCGGCCGGTAATCTTCTCTTCCATGTGTTTGATCTGTTGCAGTGATTTCGTTAGCTCTGTGGTAGTAGCTTAATCACATGCCTCCGTTCTCGGCGTCGGTATAATTCGAATCTGGCCGTGGGTCCCGATTACTCCATCTGCTCAAACTCAGTTCCGTTTGTTTTACATCCCTGTGTGGATTTCAGCTCAATCCGTAGCTGAACGGTGAGCTTTGTCACCCTTCCGCGACAATGTCTGCTAGCTACGATTACGACGAGGCGGCCGGGAGCTACGACGATGGCCATCGCCAGTCGCAGCAGCAGGACGTCGGTTACGACCCCAACTTCGTGCCCGACTCCGTAAAGTCCTTCGTCGTCCACCTGTACCGACACATCCGGGAGAAGAACGTGTATGAGATCCACCAGATGTATGAGACCTCGTTCCACACTCTATCGGACAGGCTGTTCAAGGACACCCCGTGGCCGTCCGTCGATGCTGTGGCGCACTATGTTGACAACGACCACGTGTTCTGCTTGCTGTATCGCGAGATGTGGTTTAGACATTTGTATGCGAGGCTGTCGCCGACATTGAAGCAGAGGATCGATTCTTGGGACAACTACTGCAGCCTCTTTCAGGTACGAATGCTAAATTTGACTTTGTTATGACAAATTCAGTGGTGCATATTGAGAAACTATTGGCTATGTTCAAGGCATGGCAGGGAGTGCGATATGGTTACTACATGTTTATCAACTTTTGTATATTAATGTTTCTGCCTTTGAGAACAATTGATGGATAGCCGAGGACATTTTGATAGTTTGCTCCTATGATTGACTATACACCCAGATAGGAGAATTATCCTAATTTCCGGAAgtgaattttaattattagcaTTTCAGTAATCAAGTAGTTATGATATTGTTTCTTTGGGAGTGAGCATCTCTGCATGTATGGGCTGTTGTCTCTGTTATTTCTTGGTTGACCTGAAATATAGATGGtttgaaataaattttctcgTTCTTTTAAGGTTGTGCTGCATGGAGTGGTGAATATGCAATTGCCAAACCAGTGGTTGTGGGATATGGTGGATGAGTTTGTGTACCAGTTCCAGAGTTTCTGTCAATACAGGGCAAAGATGAAGAACAAGACAGAACAGGAGATTGCACTCTTTCGGCAATATGATCAGGTAATTGTAGTTCGAAAGCAAAAATCAGCTCATCATTTGTCTATCTTATATGGGAGGTGCATATCCGGTAGTGTCTAATCTTGGAATGCTTGCAAACCATCATTTCTCAAATAACATATTAAATTGGCAATTGCTTTATATATCCGCCTCTTTTTCCATTCATTGTGCACTTTCTCTAGAGGAGTTTACTTGTACATCTACCATGCTCAATGCCCCTCTATCTAGGttgattgaattttttcagCATATAGGTTAGTATTTCTGTTTGTATTTAATGCCTAACTGTATTATCCTAGGCCTGGAATGTGTATGGTGTGCTCAATTATTTGCAAGCACTTGTGGAGAAGTCTGCAATCATTCAGATTTTGGAGCGGGAGAAGGCTGGCCTGGAACAATTCACTGCTAATGACGGGTATCACTATGATGGTGGGAGCAATGTGGTGAAGGTGCTGGGATATTTCAGCATGGTAGGATTGCTCCGAGTTCATTGCCTGTTAGGTGATTATCAAACTGGTCTCAAGTGCTTGCAGCCAATTGACATAAGCCAGCAAGGTGTCTACTTTACTGTCATAGGAAGCCACATTGCCACCATTTATCACTATGGATTTGCCTGCCTCATGCTGAGGAGGTATGTCTTTCTCACATTCGCTCTGTATGTTTGCCCAATGATCGTTGCTGTGATATATTTTTACTGTCATTCTACAATATGCTGCAAGTTGATATTGTTCAAAGGTGTAAATAGCTCcagcttttttattttattatattgaaaGGGTATATGAAAACATGAAAATGCAAGCTGTTATAGGTCTATCACATAGAGTAAATTTTGTTAATGCGATGCTCAACTTGtgtttcttttcattttccaatcaATTAAAAACAGTTCCGAGCCTACAGGTAGTAACTCGATTATTAGTTATTCTTTTTGTCCTTtctgtatatatgtgtgttgTATATATGCTTATAGATATTATCCCTGTCAAACTATGTTCGTATTAGCTTTCTACTTGTCAGTTATTTTTGCTCTTTCACTTGTTTCAAATTTAGGCGTTATAGCCACTCAGTCTTTGAGTTAATTTGACAGGTATGTTGATGCAATAAGGgaattcaataaaattcttctttatatttat
This region includes:
- the LOC116188308 gene encoding D-amino-acid transaminase, chloroplastic, with amino-acid sequence MASSLTFSRALTKANDRHSDHPTRITRQFPFARHGRLLPLRRLPRALMGSNSSSRAEALIDSGSQVAAADVPVLDGSEVIQRMRARREDWQGKQQFLAMYSSILGGITTDPTAMLIPMDDHMVHRGHGVFDTAAIMDGFLYELDQHLDRILRSASMAKIRPPFDRETIRQILIRTVSISKCREGSLRYWLSAGPGNFQLSCSGCPESALYAIVIQDQSPFDSGGVKVITSSVPIKPPQFATTKSVNYLPNVLSKMEAEEDGAFAAIWLDGDGFVAEGPNMNVGFITRERELLMPCFDKILSGCTAKRVLNLAEGLGKKGEIRGITLRDVTVEEGKAAEEMMLIGSGVLIRPVVQWDNQLIGDGKEGPVARALHDAIVEDMKSGPSSVRTPVPY
- the LOC116189271 gene encoding uncharacterized protein LOC116189271, producing the protein MSIIGDALRQAFMPKHEYESLRDEDKAWTKLQRPSLVLSVSLICLVVMTCTIISLNIVFPSDPAKRPFCRDRRLQPLQINLKHRDSDLLPGAFYLTDAETVEYFWIVLFVPSTIIFSVSAVYLLAGILVAYSAPTRHGCLKVVENNYCASRRGGVRCLSILNIVFAIIFGLLALFLGSSLLTLGSSCSVPLFWCYELASWGLVTLYGGTAFFLRRKAAAILDEGELGARNLGLEMLETNPLEVTPDVERRVNEGFKSWMGSSFLSSDEEDEPESYMEAPQHDRIDSTKQRV
- the LOC116188536 gene encoding eukaryotic translation initiation factor 3 subunit L-like produces the protein MSASYDYDEAAGSYDDGHRQSQQQDVGYDPNFVPDSVKSFVVHLYRHIREKNVYEIHQMYETSFHTLSDRLFKDTPWPSVDAVAHYVDNDHVFCLLYREMWFRHLYARLSPTLKQRIDSWDNYCSLFQVVLHGVVNMQLPNQWLWDMVDEFVYQFQSFCQYRAKMKNKTEQEIALFRQYDQAWNVYGVLNYLQALVEKSAIIQILEREKAGLEQFTANDGYHYDGGSNVVKVLGYFSMVGLLRVHCLLGDYQTGLKCLQPIDISQQGVYFTVIGSHIATIYHYGFACLMLRRYVDAIREFNKILLYIYKTKQYHQKSSQYEQILKKNEQMYALLAICLSLCPQVNLVDETVNSQLREKYGEKMARMQRFDDEAFAIYDELFSYACPKFITPSAPSFEEPLVNYNQDAYRLQLKLFLYEVKQQQLLSGVRTFLKVYSTISLAKLANYMEVDEPTLRTILLTYKHKTHSVDADGKIISNADIDFYIDDDMIHVVESKPAKRYGDFFLRQIVKLEGMMNDMDRIKLE